One stretch of Streptomyces sp. NBC_01363 DNA includes these proteins:
- a CDS encoding malate dehydrogenase produces the protein MTRTPVNVTVTGAAGQIGYALLFRIASGHLLGPDVPVNLRLLEIPQGLKAAEGTAMELDDCAFPLLRGIEITDDANKAFDGANVALLVGARPRTKGMERGDLLSANGGIFKPQGKAINDNAADDIKVLVVGNPANTNALIAQAAAPDVPAERFTAMTRLDHNRAISQLAAKTGAAVSDIKKLTIWGNHSATQYPDIFHAEIAGKNAAELVNDEAWLADTFIPTVAKRGAAIIEARGASSAASAANAAIDHVHTWVNGTATGDWTSMGIPSDGSYGVPEGIISSFPVTTKDGAYEIVQGLDINDFSRARIDASVKELTEERDAVRELGLI, from the coding sequence ATGACCCGCACTCCCGTGAATGTCACCGTGACCGGCGCAGCCGGCCAGATCGGCTACGCGCTGCTCTTCCGCATCGCCTCCGGCCACCTGCTCGGCCCGGACGTGCCGGTCAACCTGCGTCTCCTGGAGATCCCGCAGGGCCTGAAGGCCGCCGAGGGCACCGCGATGGAGCTCGACGACTGCGCCTTCCCGCTGCTGCGCGGCATCGAGATCACCGACGACGCCAACAAGGCGTTCGACGGTGCCAACGTCGCCCTGCTCGTCGGCGCCCGCCCGCGTACCAAGGGCATGGAGCGCGGTGACCTGCTCTCCGCCAACGGTGGCATCTTCAAGCCGCAGGGCAAGGCCATCAACGACAACGCCGCGGACGACATCAAGGTCCTCGTCGTCGGCAACCCGGCCAACACCAACGCGCTCATCGCGCAGGCCGCGGCCCCGGACGTACCGGCCGAGCGCTTCACCGCGATGACCCGCCTCGACCACAACCGCGCGATCTCGCAGCTGGCCGCCAAGACCGGTGCCGCCGTCTCCGACATCAAGAAGCTGACGATCTGGGGCAACCACTCGGCGACCCAGTACCCCGACATCTTCCACGCGGAGATCGCCGGCAAGAACGCCGCCGAGCTCGTCAACGACGAGGCGTGGCTGGCCGACACCTTCATTCCGACCGTCGCCAAGCGTGGCGCCGCGATCATCGAGGCCCGTGGCGCGTCCTCGGCCGCCTCCGCCGCCAACGCCGCCATCGACCACGTGCACACCTGGGTCAACGGCACCGCCACGGGCGACTGGACCTCCATGGGCATCCCGTCGGACGGCTCCTACGGCGTGCCCGAAGGCATCATCTCGTCCTTCCCGGTCACCACGAAGGACGGCGCGTACGAGATCGTCCAGGGCCTGGACATCAACGACTTCTCCCGTGCGCGCATCGACGCGTCGGTGAAGGAGCTCACCGAGGAGCGCGACGCGGTTCGCGAGCTCGGCCTGATCTGA
- a CDS encoding DUF3017 domain-containing protein — protein MGAGTSPADPAAEAGGPSEVPPRADAPGADEATADEGTAGKGTTDETADEGTAHEAADEATSGEAASDQAEAATRDGAAGEAAAGGTRPSRRFPSLTRDTARPEGGGRAASGDAPAPARQWPLLAVLCTAGIGLLIVAVDPFAEAFRVGTMLIGAALIGGAVLRLVVPSVGMLAVRSRFTDLVTYGLLGFLIVMLALVAQPKPWLDIPFLEQAVHFTIR, from the coding sequence ATGGGTGCTGGTACGAGTCCGGCCGACCCGGCCGCCGAGGCGGGCGGCCCGTCCGAGGTGCCGCCGCGCGCGGACGCGCCGGGCGCGGATGAAGCGACGGCGGACGAGGGGACGGCCGGCAAGGGGACGACGGACGAGACCGCGGACGAGGGGACGGCGCACGAGGCTGCGGACGAGGCGACTTCCGGCGAGGCCGCCTCGGATCAGGCCGAGGCCGCGACCCGTGACGGCGCCGCCGGTGAGGCGGCGGCAGGCGGTACGCGGCCGTCGCGGCGGTTTCCGTCGCTCACCCGGGACACCGCGCGTCCCGAGGGCGGTGGCCGGGCCGCGTCCGGGGACGCACCCGCACCGGCCCGTCAGTGGCCGCTGCTCGCCGTGCTCTGCACGGCCGGGATCGGGCTGCTGATCGTGGCGGTCGATCCGTTCGCCGAGGCCTTCCGGGTCGGCACGATGCTCATCGGCGCCGCCCTCATCGGCGGTGCCGTGCTGCGGCTCGTGGTGCCGTCGGTGGGCATGCTGGCGGTACGTTCCCGCTTCACCGACCTGGTGACGTACGGGCTGCTCGGCTTCCTCATCGTGATGCTCGCGCTGGTGGCGCAGCCCAAGCCGTGGCTGGACATTCCATTCCTGGAACAGGCGGTCCACTTCACCATCCGCTGA
- a CDS encoding bifunctional methylenetetrahydrofolate dehydrogenase/methenyltetrahydrofolate cyclohydrolase, translated as MTAQILDGKATAAAIKSDLTVRVAALKAQGITPGLGTLLVGDDPGSRWYVNGKHRDCAQVGIGSIQRELPDTATQEEIEDVVRELNANPECTGYIVQLPLPKGIDTNRVLELMDPAKDADGLHPMSLGRLVLNETGPLPCTPQGVVQLLRHHDVEINGAHVVVVGRGVTIGRSIPLLLTRKSENATVTQCHTGTRDLSAHLRQADIIVAAAGVPHIIKPEDVKPGAAVLDVGVSRDENGKIVGDVHPGVAEVAAWISPNPGGVGPMTRAQLLVNVVEAAERDAAGAV; from the coding sequence ATGACTGCCCAGATTCTCGATGGCAAGGCCACCGCAGCCGCGATCAAGTCCGATCTCACCGTCCGCGTGGCGGCCCTCAAGGCACAGGGCATCACCCCTGGCCTGGGAACCCTGCTCGTCGGGGACGACCCGGGCAGCCGGTGGTACGTGAACGGCAAGCACCGTGACTGCGCCCAGGTCGGCATCGGCTCGATCCAGCGCGAACTCCCCGACACCGCCACCCAGGAGGAGATCGAGGACGTCGTACGGGAACTCAACGCCAACCCCGAGTGCACGGGGTACATCGTGCAGCTCCCTCTCCCCAAGGGGATCGACACCAACCGCGTCCTGGAGCTGATGGACCCGGCCAAGGACGCCGACGGCCTCCACCCGATGAGCCTCGGCCGGCTCGTGCTCAACGAGACGGGCCCGCTGCCCTGCACCCCGCAGGGCGTCGTCCAGCTGCTCCGCCACCACGACGTGGAGATCAACGGGGCACATGTCGTGGTCGTCGGCCGCGGTGTCACCATCGGCCGTTCCATCCCGCTGCTGCTGACCCGTAAGTCCGAGAACGCCACCGTCACCCAGTGCCACACCGGTACGCGTGACCTCTCCGCCCACCTCAGGCAGGCCGACATCATCGTCGCCGCCGCCGGGGTGCCGCACATCATCAAGCCCGAGGACGTGAAGCCGGGCGCCGCCGTGCTCGACGTCGGCGTCAGCCGGGACGAGAACGGCAAGATCGTCGGGGACGTCCACCCGGGCGTGGCCGAGGTCGCCGCCTGGATCTCCCCGAACCCCGGTGGTGTCGGCCCGATGACCCGCGCCCAGCTGCTCGTCAACGTGGTCGAGGCGGCCGAGCGCGACGCGGCCGGCGCCGTCTGA
- a CDS encoding RDD family protein has protein sequence MSFGDPNPNPNNPYGQQPNQPPQGQPGYGYPQQAPQGVPPQQGQPGYGYPQQGQPPQGQPGYGYPQQQPGGTLQANNGYINVAGLGTVELATMGRRLGARALDGVAYGILYLIFSAIGVASLVGASKSIDDCSGTEYGTAAYTQCMNDATDASVGIVAGFFGFIAVFALIALLYEWLMVSIWGATLGKMVLNVKVVKESTGQAPGLGAGFIRWIIPMVGSLFCGLGTLLVYLSPFFDNSGKLQGWHDRAGSTIVIKTK, from the coding sequence ATGAGTTTCGGCGACCCGAACCCGAATCCGAACAACCCGTACGGCCAGCAGCCGAACCAGCCGCCGCAGGGTCAGCCCGGTTACGGCTACCCGCAGCAGGCGCCGCAGGGCGTACCGCCGCAGCAGGGTCAGCCGGGCTACGGCTACCCGCAGCAGGGCCAGCCCCCGCAGGGTCAGCCGGGTTACGGCTACCCGCAGCAGCAGCCGGGCGGCACCCTCCAGGCCAACAACGGCTACATCAACGTCGCGGGCCTCGGCACCGTCGAGCTCGCCACGATGGGGCGCCGCCTGGGCGCGCGTGCGCTGGACGGTGTCGCGTACGGCATCCTCTACTTGATCTTCTCGGCGATCGGCGTCGCGAGCCTCGTGGGCGCCTCGAAGTCCATAGACGACTGCAGCGGCACCGAGTACGGCACCGCTGCCTACACCCAGTGCATGAACGACGCGACCGACGCCAGCGTCGGCATCGTCGCGGGCTTCTTCGGCTTCATCGCCGTGTTCGCGCTGATCGCGCTGCTCTACGAATGGCTGATGGTCTCCATCTGGGGCGCCACGCTCGGCAAGATGGTCCTCAACGTCAAGGTCGTCAAGGAGAGCACCGGCCAGGCCCCCGGTCTGGGTGCGGGCTTCATCCGCTGGATCATCCCGATGGTCGGCTCGCTCTTCTGCGGTCTCGGCACGCTGCTGGTCTACCTCTCCCCCTTCTTCGACAACTCGGGCAAGCTCCAGGGCTGGCACGACCGCGCCGGCAGCACGATCGTCATCAAGACGAAGTGA
- the purH gene encoding bifunctional phosphoribosylaminoimidazolecarboxamide formyltransferase/IMP cyclohydrolase, whose product MSVNKPIRRALVSVYDKTGLEDLARGLHEAGVELVSTGSTAGKIAAAGVPVTKVEELTGFPECLDGRVKTLHPRVHAGILADLRLDAHREQLAELGVEPFDLVVVNLYPFKETVASGASADECVEQIDIGGPSMVRAAAKNHPSVAVVTSPERYADVLAAVKAGGFDLTARKRLAAEAFQHTAAYDVAVASWFADDYAAADDSGFPDFFGTTYERKNVLRYGENPHQPAALYTSGAGGLAEAEQLHGKEMSYNNYTDTDAARRAAYDHAEPCVAIIKHANPCGIAIADDVAEAHRNAHACDPLSAFGGVIAVNRPVTVAMAEQVAEIFTEVIVAPAYEDGAVEILARKKNIRVLRCPDAPTAPVEVKPIDGGALLQVTDRLQAEGDDPANWTLATGEALTADELKELAFAWKACRAVKSNAILLAKDGASVGVGMGQVNRVDSAKLAVERAGEERARGSYAASDAFFPFPDGLEILTAAGVRAVAQPGGSVRDELVVEAAKKAGVTMYFTGTRHFFH is encoded by the coding sequence ATGTCGGTGAATAAGCCCATCCGTCGCGCCCTGGTCAGTGTCTACGACAAGACGGGGCTGGAGGACCTCGCCCGCGGTCTGCACGAGGCGGGTGTCGAGCTCGTCTCCACCGGCTCCACCGCCGGGAAGATCGCCGCCGCCGGGGTCCCGGTCACCAAGGTCGAGGAGCTCACCGGCTTCCCCGAGTGCCTCGACGGCCGCGTCAAGACGCTGCACCCGCGCGTCCACGCCGGCATCCTCGCCGACCTCCGTCTGGACGCCCACCGCGAGCAGCTCGCCGAGCTGGGCGTGGAGCCGTTCGACCTGGTGGTCGTCAACCTCTACCCGTTCAAGGAGACCGTCGCCTCCGGCGCCTCCGCCGACGAGTGCGTGGAGCAGATCGACATCGGCGGCCCGTCCATGGTCCGCGCCGCCGCGAAGAACCACCCGTCCGTGGCCGTCGTCACCAGCCCCGAGCGGTACGCCGACGTCCTCGCCGCGGTCAAGGCGGGCGGCTTCGACCTGACCGCCCGCAAGCGCCTGGCCGCCGAGGCGTTCCAGCACACCGCCGCGTACGACGTGGCCGTGGCCTCCTGGTTCGCGGACGACTACGCCGCCGCCGACGACTCGGGCTTCCCCGACTTCTTCGGCACGACGTACGAGCGGAAGAACGTCCTGCGGTACGGCGAGAACCCGCACCAGCCCGCCGCGCTGTACACCTCCGGCGCCGGCGGCCTGGCCGAGGCGGAGCAGCTGCACGGCAAGGAGATGTCGTACAACAACTACACGGACACCGACGCCGCGCGCCGGGCCGCGTACGACCACGCCGAGCCGTGCGTCGCGATCATCAAGCACGCCAACCCGTGCGGCATCGCGATCGCCGACGACGTCGCCGAGGCGCACCGCAACGCGCACGCCTGCGACCCGCTGTCGGCCTTCGGCGGTGTCATCGCCGTCAACCGTCCGGTGACCGTCGCCATGGCCGAGCAGGTCGCGGAGATCTTCACCGAGGTCATCGTCGCCCCGGCGTACGAGGACGGCGCGGTCGAGATCCTGGCCCGCAAGAAGAACATCCGCGTGCTGCGCTGCCCCGACGCCCCGACCGCCCCGGTCGAGGTGAAGCCGATCGACGGCGGTGCGCTGCTCCAGGTCACCGACCGCCTCCAGGCCGAGGGCGACGACCCGGCCAACTGGACCCTCGCCACCGGTGAGGCCCTGACCGCGGACGAGCTGAAGGAGCTCGCCTTCGCGTGGAAGGCCTGTCGCGCGGTCAAGTCCAACGCGATCCTGCTCGCCAAGGACGGCGCCTCGGTCGGCGTCGGCATGGGCCAGGTCAACCGCGTCGACTCCGCGAAGCTGGCCGTCGAGCGGGCGGGCGAGGAGCGTGCGCGCGGATCGTACGCCGCCTCCGACGCGTTCTTCCCGTTCCCGGACGGGCTGGAGATCCTGACCGCCGCGGGCGTCAGGGCCGTGGCCCAGCCGGGCGGTTCGGTCCGCGACGAGCTGGTGGTCGAGGCCGCGAAGAAGGCGGGCGTGACGATGTACTTCACGGGGACGCGGCACTTCTTCCACTGA
- the purN gene encoding phosphoribosylglycinamide formyltransferase: MASPPPSTAPARLVVLVSGSGTNLQALLDAIGDDPEGFGAQIVAVGADRSGIVGLERAERAGLPTFVCRVKDHATREEWDAALAAETAGYRPDLVVSAGFMKIVGKEFLARFGGRFINTHPALLPSFPGAHGVRDALAHGVKVTGCTVHFVDDGVDTGPIIAQSVVEVTEEDTAEGEAALHERIKEIERKLLVEAVGRLARDGYRIEGRKVHLGHVGE; this comes from the coding sequence GTGGCCTCCCCGCCCCCCTCCACCGCCCCGGCACGCCTGGTCGTGCTGGTCTCCGGTTCGGGTACGAACCTTCAAGCCCTGCTCGACGCCATCGGTGACGACCCCGAGGGCTTCGGCGCACAGATCGTCGCGGTCGGCGCGGACCGCTCCGGCATCGTCGGCCTGGAACGGGCGGAGCGCGCCGGACTGCCGACCTTCGTGTGCAGGGTCAAGGACCATGCCACCCGTGAGGAATGGGACGCGGCACTCGCGGCCGAGACGGCCGGGTACCGCCCGGACCTCGTGGTGTCCGCGGGGTTCATGAAGATCGTGGGCAAGGAGTTCCTCGCCCGGTTCGGCGGCCGGTTCATCAACACCCACCCCGCCCTGCTCCCCAGCTTTCCCGGTGCCCACGGGGTGCGTGACGCGCTCGCGCACGGCGTGAAGGTCACCGGGTGCACCGTCCACTTCGTCGACGACGGCGTCGACACCGGTCCGATCATCGCGCAGAGCGTGGTCGAGGTGACCGAGGAGGACACGGCGGAGGGCGAAGCCGCTCTCCACGAACGCATCAAGGAAATCGAGCGCAAGCTGCTCGTCGAGGCCGTGGGGCGGCTCGCCCGTGACGGCTATCGCATTGAGGGACGAAAGGTTCATCTCGGTCATGTCGGTGAATAA